In Aspergillus luchuensis IFO 4308 DNA, chromosome 1, nearly complete sequence, the following are encoded in one genomic region:
- a CDS encoding lytic polysaccharide monooxygenase (CAZy:AA16;~COG:S;~EggNog:ENOG410PP2H;~InterPro:IPR004302;~PFAM:PF03067;~SECRETED:SignalP(1-19)), translating into MKQAGSILALAGLVSLAQGHGFVTSPQARMPGSAMEKACGQQVYNNQEADNYGNVQGELQIASGQSDYDADACDIWLCKGYKYADNKDNVYSYKAGETVDFTVDIRAPHTGTANVSVVDTASNTVIGSPLIYWSVYASTSTGVTANETSFSVTIPDDLGDKCTEGGACVLQWWWNAASIDQTYESCIDFTVGGSGSSSSSSSSSSSSSSAAASQQTTTTAAAAAVTTPSTANNVAPASSSVPTTLATSVKQSATVAPVAASSAAAAASSSGVSIPTDGTAEEQLTWVASLLKALLKYAN; encoded by the coding sequence atgAAGCAGGCTGGTtccatcctcgccctcgccgGGCTCGTCTCCCTTGCCCAGGGTCACGGTTTCGTCACCTCCCCTCAGGCCCGTATGCCCGGTAGCGCCATGGAGAAGGCCTGTGGCCAGCAAGTGTACAACAACCAGGAGGCCGACAACTACGGCAACGTGCAGGGTGAGCTTCAGATCGCCTCGGGCCAGAGCGACTACGACGCCGACGCCTGTGACATCTGGCTCTGCAAGGGTTACAAGTACGCCGACAACAAGGACAACGTCTACTCGTACAAGGCCGGTGAGACCGTCGATTTCACCGTCGACATTCGCGCTCCTCACACCGGTACCGCCAACGTCTCCGTCGTTGACACTGCCTCCAACACCGTCATCGGCTCTCCCCTGATCTACTGGAGTGTCTACGCCTCCACCTCTACCGGTGTCACTGCCAACGAGACTAGCTTCAGCGTCACCATCCCCGATGACCTCGGTGACAAGTGTACCGAGGGTGGTGCTTGTGTTCttcagtggtggtggaacgCTGCTTCCATTGACCAGACTTATGAGTCTTGCATTGACTTCACTGTTGgtggctctggctcttcttcttcctcttcttcgtcttcttcttcttcttcttccgccgctgccagccagcaaactaccaccactgctgccgccgccgctgtcaCTACCCCTAGCACCGCCAACAACGTCGCTCCCGCTTCCTCCAGCGTCCCTACTACCCTCGCTACTAGCGTGAAGCAGAGCGCTACCGTCGCCCCTGTTGCTGCCTCtagcgctgctgctgctgcttcttcctcgggtGTTTCCATCCCCACTGATGGTACCGCTGAGGAGCAGCTCACTTGGGTTGCTAGCCTGCTTAAGGCTCTTCTTAAGTACGCTAACTAA
- a CDS encoding uncharacterized protein (COG:S;~EggNog:ENOG410PMM1;~InterPro:IPR004152,IPR008942;~PFAM:PF03127;~go_process: GO:0006886 - intracellular protein transport [Evidence IEA]), whose protein sequence is MKRLFNSFSRRSSPARDSPSYPEDSPEGIILREVTAFCESGPNSANGDEFVHLPAIVESAESSPNAAREAALRISKLLSNPAKARSNVQYNAIMLMRILIDNPGHTFSRNIDAKFVATVKDLFRNGRDMNVHSFLRDTLDSLEMQRAWDEDLALLLGMWSKEKEKYAPKNTGNPGLTQPLVQPYRQTPNYFNNAPNQNQHGGLPQPEELSARISEAKTSAKLLIQFVQSTPPAEMLENELIKEFSDRCRTASRFIQNYIHATNPAPDEDTLVTLIEANDELSVALSKHQHALLQARRAQGQSGSQSPASSSQASSSGAVQPPAPAAAGGASAPPVPPRNQTQSPLSSGSSSTAPVLPRTYSNGAGRFEYRSEDFQVQNPFADTSAPAAATGTVPVAPAVYGDQQQARAEGSSPDWWAEGQQQQQQQRPVQQHY, encoded by the exons ATGAAGCGCCTCTTCAATTCCTTCAGCAGGCGATCCA GTCCCGCGCGCGACTCCCCTTCGTACCCCGAGGACTCTCCGGAAGGTATCATACTTAGAGAAGTG ACCGCGTTCTGCGAATCGGGCCCCAACAGCGCC AATGGAGACGAGTTCGTTCACCTTCCTGCCATCGTCGAGAGCGCCGAGTCCAGCCCCAACGCCGCCCGCGAAGCCGCCCTTCGCATCTCCAAGCTGTTGTCCAATCCCGCCAAAGCCCGGAGCAATGTGCAGTACAATGCGATCATGCTCATGCGCATCCTCATCGATAACCCAGGACATACGTTCTCGCGGAACATCGACGCCAAGTTCGTGGCGACTGTGAAGGACCTCTTCCGCAACGGGCGGGATATGAACGTACACAGCTTTTTGCGGGACACGTTGGATTCTTTGGAAATGCAGCGCGCATGGGACGAAGATCTCGCGCTGCTCCTGGGGATGTGgagcaaggagaaggaaaagtatGCTCCCAAGAATACGGGTAAT CCCGGCTTGACACAACCCCTGGTCCAGCCATACCGACAAACCCCGAACTACTTCAACAACGCCCccaaccagaaccagcatGGCGGGTTGCCACAGCCCGAAGAGCTCTCCGCACGCATCTCCGAGGCCAAGACATCCGCGAAGCTCCTCATCCAGTTCGTCCAATCCACGCCTCCGGCCGAGATGCTCGAGAACGAGCTCATCAAAGAATTCTCCGACCGGTGTCGCACCGCCTCCCGTTTCATCCAGAACTACATCCATGCCACAAATCCCGCCCCAGACGAGGATACCCTCGTGACGTTGATCGAAGCCAACGACGAACTATCCGTCGCTCTGTCCAAGCACCAGCACGCCTTGCTCCAGGCGCGTCGCGCCCAGGGACAATCCGGCAGCCAgtcaccagcatcatccagTCAGGCCTCGTCCTCTGGCGCCGTGCAACCACCAGccccggcagcagcaggaggagctTCTGCGCCGCCGGTGCCGCCTCGAAACCAAACGCAGAGCCCGCTATCCTCGGGCTCTTCCTCGACCGCTCCGGTCCTTCCGCGCACGTATAGCAACGGCGCAGGCCGGTTTGAGTACCGATCGGAGGATTTCCAGGTGCAGAACCCGTTTGCTGATACTAGcgcacctgctgctgctactggtaCTGTCCCCGTGGCTCCTGCGGTGTATGGTGATCAGCAACAGGCTCGCGCGGAGGGGTCATCTCCCGATTGGTGGGCAGAgggacagcagcagcagcagcagcagcgaccgGTACAGCAacattattaa
- the rpl17 gene encoding 60S ribosomal uL22 domain-containing protein (COG:J;~EggNog:ENOG410PKT5;~InterPro:IPR036394,IPR001063,IPR005721,IPR018260;~PFAM:PF00237;~go_component: GO:0005840 - ribosome [Evidence IEA];~go_component: GO:0015934 - large ribosomal subunit [Evidence IEA];~go_function: GO:0003735 - structural constituent of ribosome [Evidence IEA];~go_process: GO:0006412 - translation [Evidence IEA]): protein MDIEADNEVPTDRKLKGNTAGRRAPRAKKRTTTSEPRDLKFQRPTTGKRQNFSPDIEDHPLGNHIKMVRYAAQDIPAAKSARARGSYLRVSFKNTRETAQAINGMKLQRALTFLNNVTEKAEAVPMRRYAGSTGRCAQGKQWGVSKARWPVKSAEFLLDLLKNAEANADTKGLDTGNLVVKHIQVNQAPKGRRRTYRAHGRINPYMTNPCHIELILTEAEETVAKAAENKEVRLSSRQRGAQLRRALIEA, encoded by the exons ATGGATATCGAAGCAGACAATGAAGTTCCTACGGACCGAAAGCTAAAGGGTAATACTGCCGGGCG GCGGGCGCCAAGAGCGAAAAAGCGCACCACAACGAGCGAGCCTCGCGATCTCAAGTTCCAGCGGCCGACGACAGGAAAACGACAAAACTTCTCACCCGACATCGAGGACCACCCGCTCGGCAACCACATCAAGATG GTCCGTTACGCTGCTCAGGACATTCCGGCCGCTAAGAGCGCCCGCGCTCGGGGCTCTTACCTCCGTGTCAGCTTCAAGAACACCCGTGAGACTGCTCAGGCTATCAACGGCATGAAGCTGCAGCGTGCCCTTACCTTCCTCAACAACGTCACCGAGAAGGCTGAGGCCGTCCCCATGCGTCGGTACGCTGGCAGCACCGGTCGCTGCGCTCAGG GCAAGCAGTGGGGTGTCAGCAAGGCTCGCTGGCCCGTCAAGTCCGCCGAGTTccttctcgacctcctcaAGAACGCTGAGGCCAACGCCGACACCAAGGGTCTCGACACCGGCAACCTTGTTGTCAAGCACATCCAGGTCAACCAGGCTCCCAAGGGTCGCCGCCGTACCTACCGTGCTCACGGTCGT ATCAACCCCTACATGACCAACCCCTGCCACATCGAGCTCATCCTCACCGAGGCTGAGGAGACCGTCGCCAAGGCCGCCGAGAACAAGGAGGTCCGCCTCAGCTCCCGCCAGCGTGGTGCTCAGCTCCGCCGTGCTCTCATTGAGGCATAA
- a CDS encoding Zn(II)2Cys6 transcription factor (COG:K;~EggNog:ENOG410PHDW;~InterPro:IPR036864,IPR007219,IPR001138;~PFAM:PF00172,PF04082;~go_function: GO:0000981 - DNA-binding transcription factor activity, RNA polymerase II-specific [Evidence IEA];~go_function: GO:0003677 - DNA binding [Evidence IEA];~go_function: GO:0008270 - zinc ion binding [Evidence IEA];~go_process: GO:0006351 - transcription, DNA-templated [Evidence IEA];~go_process: GO:0006355 - regulation of transcription, DNA-templated [Evidence IEA]), whose product MEQDDQSPPVEGTPTSRAKARSDHLMKRVSRACLHCRQRKSKCDLDSSGSPGVPPCQRCIRDNRECVLGSSNRGGRRIRKNKIKNFTPDSNSSVRRDSVIEAPSPSNSETRQTTSSSYPGPVVFLPPDPPTATSISVDDDEDEASIGDVPRNPSDAWQCLTGIAKRGTEDPSTETGVEPLRTGPSGFSSYAALQDSSVAGFQSNSGIKAYRLVQSRSLDPGTVWQLVVRYAENFHPYLPLVPRKYFDRSALDAFANNEKHLLTAVLTIASKDLAERPEIHEYCSKYMHELISGIAAGADCDVEAVEALLILAEWEPQGLRPRIERVGRGEEDRAAWMHVGLALRSGWFLGLDRTSFRGDSSGDAETEARRRLAWTSCYVSDRLISVRIGRAFWSRGPGPMTGLVSQDFPSLQPARDGDEDYAKIFQATLDLTQLYGNVHDVLYSGMRTSNQMMLMGDYVKYVDDFRLAILRWKSIWGSLSCSPPMKATLQLSYEYLRLYTNAFAFQAAISQSLVSKIRNDDKAQRDHLRATFNNVASMQDARFIYESVDAAKTYLTILVDVVHPEKHLHFMPLRYYLYGIYAAVFLYKARSFGVMSHLEELKVRDLVTRTTEVLKRASAGSDDIGSRYSRLLELLWKQKSMAPTSPAGTHQSGDVLMQSNSALSHHLSDQSSYVHFSPANDFSWLDLEAVGDYVSGDQISGANTLALDTFQNPDIFQAGQERSQAWQVPWSGDMSSSLLF is encoded by the exons ATGGAGCAAGACGATCAATCTCCGCCAGTCGAAGGGACCCCGACGTCAAGAGCCAAGGCCCGTTCAGATCATTTAATGAAACGCGTGTCAAGAGCATGTCTACATTGTAGACAGCGTAAGTCGAAATGCGACCT GGATAGCAGTGGCAGTCCGGGAGTCCCACCATGTCAGCGGTGTATCAGGGATAACCGTGAATGTGTTCTAGGCAGTTCAAATCGAGGGGGACGGCGGATTCGcaagaataaaattaaaaactTCACGCCAGACAGCAATTCTTCTGTGCGAAGGGATTCTGTTATTGAGGCACCGAGCCCTTCCAATTCAGAGACTCGTCAAACGACGTCTAGTTCTTACCCTGGGCCCGttgtcttcctcccccctgaTCCGCCGACCGCAACTTCAATTtccgttgatgatgatgaagacgaagctTCTATCGGCGATGTTCCCCGCAACCCTTCTGATGCCTGGCAGTGTCTGACGGGCATAGCAAAGAGAGGTACAGAAGACCCGAGCACCGAAACGGGCGTCGAGCCCCTGCGTACAGGACCCAGTGGGTTCTCGTCATACGCGGCACTTCAAGACAGTTCTGTTGCTGGATTTCAGTCGAATAGTGGCATCAAAGCGTACAGGCTAGTGCAATCACGCTCACTAGATCCGGGAACGGTATGGCAGTTAGTGGTTCGCTACGCTGAAAACTTCCATCCGTACCTTCCTTTGGTGCCACGAAAGTACTTCGATCGCAGTGCGCTAGATGCATTTGCTAATAACGAGAAGCATCTGCTTACTGCCGTCCTCACAATTGCTTCGAAGGATCTAGCCGAACGGCCGGAGATCCACGAGTACTGTTCTAAGTACATGCATGAGCTGATATCTGGAATTGCTGCTGGAGCCGATTGCGATGTCGAAGCTGTGGAGGCTCTTCTTATTTTGGCGGAATGGGAACCCCAAGGCCTCCGACCGCGCATTGAACGTGTAGGccgtggagaggaagatcgAGCTGCCTGGATGCATGTAGGGCTCGCCTTGCGATCTGGTTGGTTTCTGGGCCTAGACAGGACGTCATTCAGAGGCGATTCTTCTGGAGACGCGGAGACAGAAGCTCGTAGGAGGCTAGCATGGACGAGCTGCTACGTATCGGACCGATTGATATCTGTTCGTATTGGACGTGCTTTCTGGTCTCGCGGGCCGGGTCCGATGACTGGCCTTGTCAGCCAAGACTTTCCATCGTTGCAACCCGCTAGAGACGGTGATGAGGATTATGCGAAGATATTTCAGGCTACCCTGGATCTGACGCAACTTTACGGAAATGTTCACGATGTGCTCTATTCTGGCATGCGTACGAGCAATCAAATGATGCTCATGGGCGACTATGTTAAGTACGTGGATGATTTTCGCCTTGCAATCTTGCGATGGAAGTCTATCTGGGGTTCTCTGTCTT GTTCACCGCCAATGAAAGCCACATTACAGCTGTCCTACGAATACCTGAGGCTATACACAAACGCTTTTGCCTTCCAGGCGGCAATATCCCAGTCACTTGTGTCCAAGATCAGGAACGATGACAAGGCTCAAAGAGATCATCTGCGAGCAACGTTTAACAATGTAGCCTCGATGCAGGATGCTCGGTTTATCTATGAGTCGGTCGATGCCGCAAAAACATACCTGACCATCCTTGTTGATGTGGTTCACCCAGAAAAGCATCTTCATTTTATGCCGTTGAGGTATTATTTATACGGGATCTACGCAGCCGTATTTCTGTACAAG GCACGCTCATTCGGAGTAATGTCTCActtggaggagctgaaaGTGCGGGATCTCGTGACGCGGACCACCGAAGTACTGAAGAGAGCAAGCGCTGGATCTGATGACATAGGATCGCGTTATTCTCGACTCCTTGAACTCCTTTGGAAACAGAAGTCGATGGCACCAACTTCACCAGCCGGAACACATCAGAGCGGTGATGTCCTGATGCAGAGTAACAGCGCATTATCGCACCATTTGTCCGATCAAAGTAGCTACGTGCACTTCAGCCCTGCGAATGACTTTTCATGGCTGGATCTTGAAGCCGTTGGGGATTACGTCTCTGGAGATCAAATATCGGGAGCCAACACACTCGCATTAGATACCTTCCAGAACCCGGACATCTTCCAAGCGGGACAAGAGCGATCCCAGGCATGGCAGGTTCCATGGTCGGGCGACATGAGCAGTAGCCTTCTCTTCTGA
- a CDS encoding putative 2-deoxy-D-gluconate 3-dehydrogenase (COG:Q;~EggNog:ENOG410PHW8;~InterPro:IPR002347,IPR036291,IPR020904;~PFAM:PF00106,PF13561,PF08659,PF01370;~go_function: GO:0016491 - oxidoreductase activity [Evidence IEA];~go_process: GO:0055114 - oxidation-reduction process [Evidence IEA]), translating to MSAAVASLFSLSGKTAIVTGGTRGIGQAMAFALAEAGADIILIQRDESNTSTRDEIVNRIGRKAWIHVAELSNRESIKGVIPALTSQGLKPEILLNCAGIQRRHPSEKFPDEDWDEVIQVNLTSVFTLCREFGAYLLARDESEFPTGRRGAIINVASLLTFQGGITVPAYAASKGGVAQLTKALSNEWVAKGINVNAIAPGYIATDMNTALINDSNRNAGIMARIPAGRWGKPEDFKGVIVFLASQASSYVSGEIITVDGGWMGR from the exons ATGTCGGCCGCAGTTGCGTCGCTATTTTCCCTCAGCGGTAAGACCGCCATCGTGACAGGAGGAACCAGGGGCATTGGGCAGGCAATGGCTTTTGCCCTTGCCGAAGCTGGTGCCGATATCATCTTGATTCAG AGAGACGAGTCGAACACTTCGACTCGCGATGAGATCGTCAATCGCATTGGCAGGAAAGCTTGGATCCACGTGGCAGAGTTGTCGAATCGGGAATCAATCAAGGGTGTCATTCCAGCTCTGACCAGTCAAGGCCTCAAGCCTGAGATCCTACTCAATTGCGCCGGAATTCAACGGAGACACCCCAGTGAAAAATTCCCGGATGAAGATTGGGATGAG GTTATCCAAGTCAATTTGACGTCCGTCTTTACGTTATGTCGGGAGTTCGGTGCATACTTGTTGGCGCGAGATGAGTCAGAGTTCCCAACTGGTCGTCGTGGAGCTATCATCAACGTCGCATCGCTCCTCACCTTCCAGGGAGGTATCACGGTACCTGCATACGCGGCGTCAAAGGGAGGTGTCGCGCAATTAACGAAAGCTCTCTCCAACGAATGGGTGGCTAAGGGTATCAACGTCAATGCAATTGCACCCGGATACATTGCCACGGATATGAACACTGCCCTGATCAATGATTCCAACCGCAATGCTGGTATCATGGCTAGAATCCCGGCGGGAAGATGGGGCAAGCCAGAAGACTTCAAGGGCGTGATAGTGTTCTTGGCAAGTCAAGCGAGTAGCTATGTCTCAGGTGAAATTATCACCGTTGATGGCGGTTGGATGGGACGGTAA
- a CDS encoding ferric reductase family protein (COG:P,Q;~EggNog:ENOG410PJV5;~InterPro:IPR013112,IPR017927,IPR013130,IPR013121, IPR039261;~PFAM:PF08022,PF01794,PF08030;~TransMembrane:5 (o37-59i201-219o239-256i268-286o298-320i);~go_function: GO:0016491 - oxidoreductase activity [Evidence IEA];~go_process: GO:0055114 - oxidation-reduction process [Evidence IEA]), translated as MDESHHRLMPRGYGINATYVYEYSRGLNGVDVPRDVLFSRTIFSSLIFVALVVFCGRVGQISHAYLRQITSLTASRREQTFWSVEVSSLWANVKKHLLYAPLGRKRHNREIQLSSAINVGTLPSRFQVILVVLYLASQVAYCTLLDYNANVKAALVAELRGRSGTLAVLNMVPLFILAGRNNPLIPLLHVSFDTYNLLHRWLGRIVVLESIVHTCAWAVNACDEVSFSDMLERLRTTPFFTWGLLGTCSMITLGLHSPSPIRHAFYETFLHLHQLAAFLAYLGVLMHLDLDNLPQKPWIIALGLLWLLERTARLCRLLYLNISPRRGSTRLVVEALPGEACRVTFHLPKRVRISPGSHVYAYIPSVSFWMSHPFSVAWVDPSSSVTVPATTEKDLIDPSLLEKQPLSSLDEYMRDSQEPTSVSLIVGARQGMTRKLYNKALASPGQTLYTSGLIEGPYASHACNMGSYGTAILFSAGAGITHHMLYVRDLLIRSSEGRVATQKIYLVWSVRSTEHLAWVREWMDQILRLPSRREILTIKLFVSKPKSSREIVSPSATVQMFPGRCRPNVVLNEAIPQRVGATIVSVCGPGAFADEVRAAARNNIGMGAVVDFAEEAFTW; from the coding sequence ATGGATGAATCCCACCATCGACTCATGCCGCGAGGCTATGGGATTAATGCCACCTACGTCTACGAATATTCGCGTGGTCTGAACGGTGTTGATGTCCCGCGGGATGTTCTGTTTTCACGGACCATCTTCTCGTCCTTGATATTCGTCGCCCTGGTTGTCTTTTGCGGGCGTGTCGGACAGATCAGCCATGCCTATCTTCGCCAAATTACCTCTCTAACGGCAAGCAGGAGGGAGCAGACATTTTGGAGCGTTGAAGTATCTTCGCTTTGGGCAAACGTCAAGAAGCATCTGTTGTATGCGCCCCTGGGCAGGAAAAGGCACAACCGAGAAATCCAACTTTCATCCGCCATCAACGTCGGCACACTGCCTTCTAGATTCCAGGTGATTCTAGTCGTGCTATATCTGGCGAGTCAGGTCGCTTATTGTACTCTGCTTGATTACAATGCGAACGTCAAGGCAGCCCTTGTGGCTGAGCTTCGTGGACGCTCAGGTACCTTGGCAGTGTTGAACATGGTGCCCCTTTTCATCCTCGCCGGTCGCAACAATCCGCTTATTCCCTTGTTGCATGTGAGTTTCGACACCTacaatctccttcatcgTTGGTTGGGCCGGATAGTTGTGCTTGAAAGCATTGTGCACACGTGCGCATGGGCAGTAAATGCTTGCGACGAGGTCAGCTTCTCTGACATGCTCGAGCGTTTACGCACTACACCTTTCTTCACCTGGGGCCTACTGGGAACTTGCTCTATGATCACACTGGGTCTTCACTCTCCATCCCCGATCCGGCATGCTTTCTATGAGACCTTTTTGCATCTGCACCAGCTCGCCGCTTTCCTAGCCTACCTCGGTGTGTTGATGCACTTGGATCTCGACAATCTCCCGCAAAAGCCGTGGATAATAGCGCTGGGTCTTCTCTGGCTATTGGAAAGGACAGCCCGCCTCTGTCGACTGCTGTACTTGAATATTTCTCCCCGAAGAGGGTCCACACGGCTTGTCGTGGAAGCCCTCCCAGGTGAAGCCTGCAGAGTGACTTTTCACTTGCCCAAGCGTGTGCGCATCAGCCCCGGAAGCCATGTGTACGCCTACATCCCAAGTGTCTCCTTTTGGATGTCGCATCCATTTTCTGTCGCTTGGGTAGACCCAAGCAGCTCCGTGACCGTTCCTGCTACGACGGAAAAAGATCTCATCGACCCTTCGCTTCTCGAAAAGCAGCCACTTTCTAGTTTGGATGAGTATATGCGGGACTCCCAGGAGCCCACGTCCGTTTCCCTCATCGTTGGTGCTCGACAAGGCATGACACGGAAGTTGTACAACAAAGCTCTGGCCTCGCCTGGACAAACACTTTACACCTCAGGGCTTATTGAAGGACCCTATGCGTCCCATGCATGCAACATGGGCAGCTATGGTACAGCTATACTCTTCTCAGCCGGTGCAGGCATTACCCATCATATGCTATACGTCCGCGACTTGCTCATACGCTCCTCAGAGGGTCGCGTGGCTACCCAGAAGATCTACCTCGTATGGTCTGTACGCAGTACCGAACATCTAGCCTGGGTACGGGAGTGGATGGACCAGATCCTCCGACTTCCATCGAGGCGCGAGATTCTTACCATCAAACTTTTCGTGTCCAAACCAAAAAGCAGTCGCGAAATCGTATCACCCAGTGCGACCGTCCAAATGTTCCCAGGCCGGTGTCGCCCCAACGTCGTTCTCAACGAGGCCATTCCCCAACGTGTGGGTGCCACCATCGTCTCTGTCTGCGGGCCCGGTGCATTCGCAGACGAGGTGCGTGCTGCTGCACGTAACAACATTGGAATGGGCGCCGTCGTCGAtttcgccgaagaagccttTACATGGTAG